A window of Malania oleifera isolate guangnan ecotype guangnan chromosome 5, ASM2987363v1, whole genome shotgun sequence contains these coding sequences:
- the LOC131156094 gene encoding ricin-like: protein MADSVLISPREGVHDHQFNAALLLDYPKVTFTTSGAVTKNDYKQFLKSIRDQVVNPLDTRHGIPVLRDPDTVLDNERFLLVELSNTAEDVVTLAIDVADMYMVGYRVGGESFFFPDAPDAAFTNLFTGTNQHTLTYGRNYTDLLEAAQAVRFRYVEQQVTQTIRPQDQGTVIPNGAVVRLVRLWERLSESIQQSNEDGSFPEVELQSANYEHFKVSNVMPDLVATIGIMLYICEEPSTTQSSPLIRSVVDAYNNQTCIKEELTVRIAGRNGLCVDVMDGFFNDGEPIILWSCKSNEDENQLWTLKKDGTIHSKDKCLTTYGYSAGNYVMIYDCASVETEATHWEIWTNGTIINPKSSLVLSAESGNSDTTTLTVQVNNYSSHQGWLTTNNSNPFVRTIVGFQDLCMQANGNAVWLEECVDQKAEQQWALYPDRSLRPNQNRDLCLSYYENQTEVLTIVNIASCSSASSLERWIFRNDGTILNLYLGLVMDVRSSDPSLHQIIMYQSTGNPNQEWFPIF, encoded by the exons ATGGCGGACTCAGTTCTAATTTCCCCCAGAGAAGGAGTTCATGACCACCAATTCAACGCAGCACTACTCCTTGATTATCCCAAGGTGACATTCACCACTAGCGGTGCTGTCACCAAAAATGACTACAAGCAGTTTTTGAAATCCATTCGAGATCAAGTGGTAAATCCACTTGATACGAGGCATGGAATCCCAGTACTTCGCGACCCAGACACAGTGCTTGACAATGAACGGTTTCTCCTAGTGGAACTCTCCAACACTGCAGAGGATGTTGTCACGCTAGCCATAGATGTCGCCGATATGTACATGGTGGGTTATCGAGTAGGAGGCGAGTCCTTCTTTTTTCCTGATGCTCCCGATGCAGCATTCACCAATCTTTTCACAGGCACAAATCAACATACTCTCACGTATGGTCGCAACTATACTGACCTCTTGGAGGCTGCAC AGGCAGTGAGGTTTCGATATGTGGAGCAACAAGTAACCCAAACCATTAGACCCCAAGACCAAGGAACCGTTATCCCAAATGGTGCCGTGGTCCGCCTCGTGCGGCTTTGGGAGCGCCTCTCTGAATCCATTCAACAGTCCAACGAAGATGGGTCCTTTCCAGAAGTTGAATTACAGAGTGCTAATTATGAACATTTCAAAGTGAGCAATGTGATGCCTGACCTAGTTGCCACCATTGGGATCATGTTGTACATTTGTGAAGAACCATCGACAACTCAATCTTCCCCTCTCATAAGGTCTGTTGTGGATGCATATAATAATCAAACTTGCATAAAAGAAGAGCTCACGGTGCGCATCGCAGGTCGAAATGGGTTGTGCGTAGACGTGATGGATGGGTTTTTCAACGATGGCGAGCCGATAATTTTGTGGTCGTGTAAATCCAATGAAGACGAGAATCAATTGTGGACCTTGAAAAAAGACGGGACTATTCATTCTAAAGACAAGTGCTTGACTACTTATGGGTATAGTGCAGGAAATTATGTCATGATATATGATTGTGCTAGTGTCGAAACTGAAGCTACCCATTGGGAAATTTGGACCAACGGAACCATCATAAATCCCAAATCGTCACTTGTTTTAAGTGCAGAGTCAGGAAATAGTGATACTACTACGCTCACTGTGCAGGTCAATAATTATTCCTCTCATCAAGGTTGGCTCACGACCAATAATTCAAATCCTTTTGTGAGGACCATTGTTGGGTTTCAAGATCTTTGCATGCAAGCAAATGGGAATGCGGTGTGGTTAGAGGAATGTGTGGACCAAAAGGCCGAACAACAATGGGCCCTCTATCCGGATCGCTCTTTAAGGCCTAATCAAAATCGAGACCTTTGCCTTTCTTACTATGAAAATCAAACTGAAGTTCTCACTATCGTCAATATTGCAAGTTGTAGTTCTGCGTCATCTCTTGAACGATGGATATTTAGAAATGATGGCACTATCTTGAACCTATATCTCGGATTGGTGATGGATGTGAGAAGCTCTGATCCAAGTCTCCACCAAATAATTATGTACCAATCCACTGGAAATCCTAACCAAGAGTGGTTTCCAATATTTTGA